A single genomic interval of Melanotaenia boesemani isolate fMelBoe1 chromosome 4, fMelBoe1.pri, whole genome shotgun sequence harbors:
- the LOC121637944 gene encoding transmembrane protease serine 6: MALGHGSKKSVTCEQEVTPASLNKGVGSAVQSVAPLTRRTWTCKCLLSFLIIIIIVFIVAGVTLAWYFLEYKVWVLEPRVQQQYTAYLTILNRNFSADFSSHNSPLFKRESKGVQNMVKKIMKASSLSRYFNYTTVFAFGEGSVVAHFWVVLSVPSSHVGRVTLERVTRSLEEGLRGSGGSEVEETTSTDGYLLNLSTLLVSETDPKVIELLSASFDCYRYQKVVSASPVALRGPDTQRSSCLWHLQAVPGSQLELHMEWLLPECRDRLVVYNSLTPSDNNLITSVYGCSRHEHVVRVLSSGDWMTVVWKRGLYNYKDPFSLSAQSWSQQECSSIIQLKAVPGVQGTVRTPFFPSYYPPNTNCTWSFTMPSAEMGLALEFEGYELSRASYSQTCSQGQWIIQNRRLCGTRSLQPYCERLFLLSTKTTVVMTSEVSLTGPGLQLHYSVFNLSDPCPDQYLCAVNGLCVPVCDGIKDCPNGLDERNCVCVAQYKCPEDSQCVDYYKVCDQHPDCPEATDEMNCTDGVQCTDMTYVCADGTCLKKPNPECDSITDCPDASDEKHCDCGLRQFSSRIVGGKDASEGEWPWQASLQVRGTHICGGALISSQWVLSAAHCFYDDSVYSPSVWTVYLGKLLLKRSSPTEEVARVQHIHLHNYYDEESHDYDLALLKLDRPATAVLAGHARAACLPPPTHQLEPGLLCWVTGWGSLREGGGASNMLQKVDVRLVSEEDCVRSYGHLVTPRMLCAGYRSGEKDACQGDSGGPLVCQEPSGRWFLAGVVSWGKGCGRPDYYGVYTRITRLTDWIKKVISTQ, translated from the exons ATGGCGCTCGGGCACGGCTCAAAGAAGTCAGTTACATGCGAACAGGAGGTCACACCTGCTTCTCTGAACAAAGGG GTCGGATCTGCTGTACAAAGTGTGGCTCCACTGACCAGAAGGACATGGACCTGCAAGtgtcttctttcctttctcatcatcatcatcatcgttttTATAGTTGCAGGAGTCACATTGGCCTGGTACTTTCTGG AGTACAAGGTTTGGGTGTTGGAGCCTCGAGTTCAGCAGCAGTACACAGCTTACCTAACCATCCTCAACAGGAACTTCTCTGCTGATTTTTCCTCTCACAACAGTCCTTTGTTCAAGAGAGAATCCAAGGGAGTACAGAACATG gtaAAGAAGATAATGAAAGCTTCATCCCTTTCTCGATACTTTAATTACACCACAGTGTTTGCATTTGG GGAGGGGAGTGTAGTGGCTCACTTCTGGGTAGTTTTGTCTGTGCCCAGCAGCCATGTTGGGAGAGTCACTCTAGAGAGAGTCACTAGAAGCCTGGAGGAGGGCCTGAGGGGGTCAGGTGGATCAGAAGTGGAAGAAACTACCAGCACTGATGGCTACTTGTTGAATCTCTCCACATTGCTTGTTAGTG AAACCGACCCCAAAGTTATAGAACTTTTGAGCGCTTCATTTG ATTGTTACCGTTATCAGAAGGTGGTGTCTGCCAGCCCTGTGGCTCTCCGGGGCCCCGACACACAGCGTTCCTCCTGCTTGTGGCACCTCCAGGCAGTCCCCGGGTCCCAGCTGGAGCTCCACATGGAGTGGTTGCTGCCTGAGTGCCGTGACAGGCTGGTGGTGTACAACTCCCTCACTCCCTCTGATAATAATCTCATCACATC TGTGTATGGCTGTAGCAGACACGAGCACGTTGTGCGTGTTTTGTCTTCGGGCGACTGGATGACGGTCGTTTGGAAACGGGGTCTGTACAATTACAAGGACCCTTTTTCCTTGTCTGCACAGTCCTGGTCCCAACAAG aatGTAGTTCCATTATACAGTTGAAGGCAGTACCAGGAGTTCAGGGGACAGTAAGAACGCCTTTCTTTCCCAGCTACTACCCTCCAAATACCAACTGTACCTGGAGTTTTACT ATGCCCAGTGCAGAGATGGGCTTGGCTCTGGAGTTTGAGGGCTATGAGCTTAGCAGAGCCAGCTACAGTCAAACCTGCAGTCAGGGACAGTGGATCATTCAGAACCGCAG ACTGTGTGGTACCAGGAGTCTGCAGCCCTACTGTGAACGCCTCTTCCTGCTCTCTACAAAGACCACCGTTGTGATGACGTCTGAGGTGTCGCTTACAGGGCCGGGCCTTCAGTTGCACTACAGCGTCTTCAACCTGTCTGACC CTTGTCCAGACCAGTATCTGTGCGCTGTGAACGGCCTCTGTGTTCCTGTGTGTGATGGCATTAAGGACTGTCCCAATGGACTCGATGAGCGAAACTGTg tgtgtgtggcgCAGTACAAGTGCCCAGAAGACAGTCAGTGTGTGGACTATTACAAAGTGTGTGACCAACATCCAGACTGCCCTGAAGCAACAGATGAGATGAATTGTACTGATG GTGTGCAGTGTACAGATATGACCTATGTGTGTGCTGATGGAACGTGTCTGAAGAAGCCGAACCCTGAATGTGACTCCATCACTGACTGTCCTGATGCTTCAGATGAGAAACACTGTG ATTGTGGCCTGAGACAGTTCTCCAGCCGTATTGTTGGGGGCAAGGACGCCTCAGAAGGGGAGTGGCCATGGCAGGCCAGTCTGCAGGTGCGGGGCACCCACATTTGCGGTGGCGCATTAATCTCCAGTCAGTGGGTTTTGTCTGCTGCCCACTGTTTCTATGACGACTC TGTCTATTCCCCCTCAGTGTGGACAGTCTATCTGGGTAAACTACTTCTCAAACGCAGCAGCCCCACAGAAGAGGTAGCCCGAGTTCAGCATATACATCTTCACAACTACTATGATGAGGAATCTCATGACTATGACCTGGCCCTGCTAAAGCTGGACCGGCCTGCGACTGCTGTGCTGGCTGGACATGCTCGAGCTGCCTGCCTGCCACCACCCACCCACCAGCTGGAGCCAGGATTGCTCTGCTGGGTCACAGGCTGGGGGTCACTACGAGAGGGAG GTGGTGCCAGTAATATGCTGCAGAAGGTGGATGTTCGCCTGGTCAGTGAGGAAGACTGTGTTCGTTCCTATGGCCATTTGGTCACTCCCAGAATGCTTTGTGCCGGGTATCGCAGTGGAGAGAAAGATGCCTGTCAG GGAGACTCTGGCGGTCCCTTGGTTTGCCAGGAGCCATCAGGTCGCTGGTTTCTGGCCGGGGTGGTGAGCTGGGGCAAAGGCTGTGGGCGTCCAGACTACTATGGCGTCTACACTCGAATCACTAGACTCACTGATTGGATCAAGAAAGTCATCAGCACCCAGTGA